A single window of Archangium gephyra DNA harbors:
- a CDS encoding MaoC family dehydratase, with translation MRYFEDFQVGQVHELGSHEVTREELLAFAQQYDPQPFHLDEEAGRRSIFGGIIASGWQTAAICHRLLVRSVLEDSASMGSPGVDELRWLRPVRPGDTISARIEVLEVTPSRSKPDRGSVRTRMEVRNQQGEVVMTESAAVLFRRRPA, from the coding sequence ATGCGCTACTTCGAGGACTTCCAGGTGGGCCAGGTGCACGAGCTCGGGTCGCACGAGGTGACGCGCGAGGAGCTCCTCGCGTTCGCCCAGCAGTACGATCCCCAGCCCTTCCACCTGGACGAGGAGGCGGGCCGCCGCTCCATCTTCGGCGGCATCATCGCGAGCGGCTGGCAGACCGCGGCCATCTGCCACCGGCTGCTGGTGCGCTCGGTGCTGGAGGACTCCGCCAGCATGGGCTCGCCGGGCGTGGACGAGCTGCGCTGGCTGCGTCCGGTGCGGCCCGGTGACACGATCTCGGCCCGCATCGAGGTGCTCGAGGTCACCCCCTCGCGCAGCAAGCCGGATCGCGGCTCCGTGCGCACGCGCATGGAGGTCCGCAACCAGCAGGGCGAGGTGGTGATGACGGAGAGCGCCGCCGTGCTCTTCCGCCGCCGTCCCGCCTAG
- a CDS encoding class I SAM-dependent methyltransferase, producing the protein MAQLGQFGAPLAEVLPRLRTAGRVGLHASGLMSGWATALPMDEVDRSFFRNSFNGSMELHERVLSDPDKREALARAEREDLFTLPLFLGAILSDVGRVRHKQRHGLQELRVEPEDSFPYPDYYLTDFHNQANGGLSLRAALTYEWQIRILFMGANRLMRQGVIDQIPEGSHLDILDVACGPATWMSQAWLQNRRHRYTGIDLSPSYLEAARLLRRKATLLQMNAEQMLPEWTERFDLLTCIWLFHELPRPAIERVTAEMARVLEPGGTLVFMDAIQQGDASSEEMGSFEHFETYFNEPYFQDYTRLNLPELFARHGLRVVKTERWFMSKLLVLRKEG; encoded by the coding sequence TTGGCACAACTCGGGCAATTCGGTGCTCCGCTCGCGGAGGTGCTGCCCCGCCTGCGCACGGCCGGACGGGTGGGACTCCACGCGAGCGGGTTGATGTCCGGCTGGGCCACCGCGCTGCCCATGGACGAGGTGGATCGCTCCTTCTTCAGGAACAGCTTCAACGGGTCCATGGAACTGCACGAGCGCGTGCTGTCGGATCCCGACAAGCGGGAGGCCCTGGCCCGGGCCGAGCGGGAGGATCTCTTCACGCTGCCGCTGTTTCTCGGGGCCATCCTCTCGGACGTCGGGCGCGTGCGGCACAAGCAGCGCCACGGGCTGCAGGAGCTGCGGGTGGAGCCGGAGGATTCCTTCCCCTATCCGGACTACTACCTCACGGACTTCCACAACCAGGCCAACGGGGGCCTGTCGCTGCGCGCGGCGCTGACGTACGAGTGGCAGATCCGCATCCTCTTCATGGGCGCCAACCGGCTCATGCGCCAGGGCGTCATCGACCAGATTCCCGAGGGGAGCCACCTGGACATCCTCGACGTGGCGTGTGGCCCGGCGACGTGGATGAGCCAGGCGTGGCTGCAGAACCGGCGGCACCGCTACACGGGCATCGATCTCTCCCCGTCCTACCTGGAGGCGGCCCGGCTGTTGCGCCGCAAGGCCACGCTCCTGCAGATGAACGCCGAGCAGATGCTGCCGGAGTGGACGGAGCGCTTCGATCTGCTCACCTGCATCTGGCTGTTCCACGAGCTGCCGAGGCCGGCCATCGAGCGCGTCACCGCGGAGATGGCGCGGGTGCTGGAGCCGGGCGGGACGCTGGTCTTCATGGACGCCATCCAGCAGGGCGACGCCTCGTCCGAGGAGATGGGCTCCTTCGAGCACTTCGAGACGTACTTCAACGAGCCGTACTTCCAGGACTACACGCGGCTGAACCTGCCGGAGCTCTTCGCGCGCCACGGGTTGCGGGTGGTGAAGACGGAGCGCTGGTTCATGTCGAAGCTGCTGGTGCTGCGCAAGGAGGGGTAG
- a CDS encoding MFS transporter has protein sequence MKRISYRKVGLLGALYFAQGMPYGFQSKALPVYLRSHGVSVLAITILEVLALPWMLKALWAPLVDRYGSERLGRRKSWIIPMQLGLVLTCVAAAFVPIDSQLPLLLGLVFLMNLFAATQDIAVDGFAVDLLEPHELGGGNSAQVMGYKLGMLTAGGLLVWMIELIHWRGLFLAMAALCLLVLGVVLLTREPLPKVEEGAKEARLSWAELRDKIRAVLLLPGTGWMLLFIATYKLGETMVDVLFKLFLVDAGFKIAQIGQWVGTWGTVASLLGSAAGGVLATRMPVLGALALASCLRVFPLGWEWLLALQGPTDTGVIAATVAEHFFGGVLTTTLFAFMMSRVDRRIGATHYTLLASVEVMGKSPSGPLAGLLYTKLGWSYANVFLLGTVLSVAFVGLLLPLRRTASSPQTPSPTV, from the coding sequence GTGAAGAGGATTTCGTACCGGAAGGTGGGGCTGCTCGGCGCGCTGTACTTCGCGCAGGGCATGCCCTACGGCTTTCAGTCCAAGGCACTGCCGGTCTACCTGCGCTCCCATGGCGTGTCGGTGCTGGCCATCACCATCCTCGAGGTGCTGGCGCTGCCGTGGATGCTCAAGGCCCTGTGGGCGCCGCTGGTGGACCGCTACGGCTCGGAGCGCCTCGGCCGGCGCAAGTCGTGGATCATCCCCATGCAGCTGGGCCTGGTGCTCACCTGCGTTGCGGCGGCCTTCGTGCCCATCGACAGCCAGTTGCCATTGCTGCTCGGCCTCGTCTTCCTGATGAACCTCTTCGCGGCCACGCAGGACATCGCGGTGGATGGCTTCGCGGTGGATCTGCTGGAGCCCCATGAGCTGGGGGGAGGCAACTCGGCGCAGGTGATGGGCTACAAGCTGGGCATGCTCACCGCGGGCGGGCTGCTCGTCTGGATGATCGAGCTCATCCACTGGCGGGGCCTCTTCCTGGCGATGGCGGCGCTGTGCCTGCTGGTGCTCGGGGTGGTGCTCCTGACGCGGGAGCCCCTGCCCAAGGTGGAAGAAGGGGCGAAGGAAGCGCGGCTGTCCTGGGCCGAGCTGCGGGACAAGATTCGCGCCGTGCTGCTGCTGCCGGGCACGGGGTGGATGCTGCTCTTCATCGCCACCTACAAGCTGGGCGAGACGATGGTGGATGTGCTCTTCAAGCTCTTCCTCGTCGACGCGGGCTTCAAGATCGCGCAGATCGGCCAGTGGGTGGGGACGTGGGGGACGGTGGCGTCGTTGCTCGGCTCGGCGGCGGGAGGGGTGCTCGCCACGCGGATGCCGGTGCTGGGGGCGCTCGCGCTCGCCTCGTGCCTGCGCGTGTTCCCGCTCGGGTGGGAGTGGCTGCTGGCGCTCCAGGGGCCCACGGACACGGGCGTCATCGCCGCCACCGTGGCGGAGCACTTCTTCGGCGGCGTGCTCACCACCACCCTGTTCGCGTTCATGATGTCGCGGGTGGATCGGCGCATCGGGGCCACGCACTACACGCTGCTGGCGAGCGTGGAGGTGATGGGCAAGAGCCCCAGTGGGCCCCTCGCGGGCCTCCTGTACACGAAGCTGGGCTGGAGCTACGCGAACGTGTTCCTGCTCGGCACGGTGCTCTCCGTGGCCTTCGTGGGGCTCCTGCTGCCCTTGCGGCGCACGGCGTCATCGCCCCAAACCCCTTCTCCCACGGTGTAG
- a CDS encoding protein-disulfide reductase DsbD family protein, protein MDAKKKVGLIAAVFGLAVAVVPWLLPTGPSSGLDAARFLEAGSFALGAAAVFAGGLLTAMTPCVYPLIPITVSVFGARKAEGRGKALVLTSSYIIGMGVVFSGLGVLAAKTGQAFGSMLGSPVVVTGLALFLLLLATSMFGAFELALPSGLQQRLNSVGGSGITGAFLMGSVSGFLAAPCTGPVLTGLLAFVAKSQSTGLGAALLFIYALGIGVPFFLIGVFTVRLPRGGVWMEWVKSVLGIVLVALAISYLRDGFPAVGGVVKGMAEQLGRTPGTVIASVLAVLGVLLGAIHLSFKEGARDFTLKGLGVALVVVALVLRGGAMDAKSAGALWVSLGMMEPPKAPTFEWHAVLPAKGTGFSPEALEQVLTRAKGEGRPVMIDFFAEWCAACKELDRETYPAVEVISESGRFINVKVDATNSDDALDALMERFGVEGLPTVAFISSNGEMLRAPRVTGFLEPRSFVVEMKKVD, encoded by the coding sequence ATGGACGCGAAGAAGAAGGTGGGACTCATTGCGGCGGTATTCGGGCTCGCCGTGGCCGTGGTGCCCTGGCTCCTCCCGACGGGTCCGAGCTCGGGGCTGGACGCGGCGCGCTTCCTCGAGGCCGGCAGCTTCGCGCTCGGCGCGGCCGCGGTGTTCGCGGGTGGCCTGCTCACCGCGATGACTCCCTGCGTCTACCCGCTCATCCCCATCACCGTGTCCGTCTTCGGGGCGCGCAAGGCCGAGGGCCGGGGCAAGGCGCTCGTGCTGACCAGCTCCTACATCATCGGCATGGGGGTGGTGTTCAGCGGCCTGGGCGTGCTGGCGGCGAAGACGGGACAGGCCTTCGGCTCCATGCTGGGCAGTCCGGTGGTGGTGACGGGCCTGGCGCTGTTCCTCCTGCTGCTGGCCACGTCCATGTTCGGCGCTTTCGAGCTGGCGCTGCCCAGTGGGCTGCAGCAGCGGCTCAACTCGGTGGGTGGCTCGGGCATCACGGGCGCCTTCCTCATGGGCAGCGTGTCCGGCTTCCTCGCGGCCCCGTGCACCGGGCCGGTGTTGACGGGCCTGCTCGCCTTCGTGGCCAAGTCGCAGAGCACGGGGCTCGGCGCGGCGCTGCTCTTCATCTACGCGCTCGGCATTGGCGTGCCCTTCTTCCTCATCGGCGTCTTCACCGTGCGCCTGCCCCGGGGCGGGGTGTGGATGGAGTGGGTGAAGAGCGTGCTGGGCATCGTGCTGGTGGCGCTCGCCATCTCGTACCTCCGGGACGGCTTCCCCGCGGTGGGCGGGGTGGTGAAGGGCATGGCCGAGCAGCTGGGCCGGACGCCGGGTACGGTCATCGCCTCGGTGCTGGCGGTGCTGGGCGTGCTGCTGGGCGCCATCCACCTGTCCTTCAAGGAGGGCGCGCGGGACTTCACCCTCAAGGGCCTTGGCGTGGCGCTGGTGGTGGTGGCGCTGGTGCTGCGCGGTGGCGCCATGGACGCGAAGTCGGCGGGCGCGCTGTGGGTGTCGCTCGGGATGATGGAGCCGCCCAAGGCGCCCACCTTCGAGTGGCACGCGGTGCTGCCGGCCAAGGGCACGGGCTTCTCGCCCGAGGCCCTCGAGCAGGTGCTGACCCGCGCGAAGGGTGAGGGCCGGCCGGTGATGATCGACTTCTTCGCGGAGTGGTGCGCGGCCTGCAAGGAGCTGGATCGCGAGACCTACCCGGCCGTCGAGGTCATCAGCGAGTCGGGGCGCTTCATCAACGTGAAGGTGGACGCGACGAACAGCGATGACGCGCTGGACGCGCTGATGGAGCGCTTCGGGGTGGAGGGCCTGCCCACGGTGGCCTTCATCTCGTCCAACGGGGAGATGCTGCGCGCCCCGAGGGTGACGGGCTTCCTCGAGCCGCGCTCCTTCGTCGTGGAGATGAAGAAGGTCGATTAG
- a CDS encoding cupin domain-containing protein, whose protein sequence is MPTLIPAPTRITAAGNKPKLIDEYVGRVNTKQAELSVAHMRSPGGWLEPGQTPEFRELTVVIKGALRVEHKGGHLDVRAGQAVITEPGEWVRYSTPEADGAEYIAICLPAFSPDTVHRDA, encoded by the coding sequence ATGCCCACCCTCATTCCCGCCCCCACGCGCATCACCGCCGCGGGCAACAAGCCCAAGCTGATCGACGAGTACGTGGGGCGGGTGAACACGAAGCAGGCCGAGCTCAGCGTCGCCCACATGCGCAGCCCTGGCGGATGGCTGGAGCCCGGACAGACGCCCGAGTTCCGGGAGCTCACCGTCGTCATCAAGGGCGCCCTGCGCGTGGAGCACAAGGGCGGCCACCTGGACGTGCGCGCGGGCCAGGCCGTCATCACCGAGCCCGGCGAGTGGGTCCGCTACAGCACCCCCGAGGCCGACGGCGCCGAGTACATCGCCATCTGCCTGCCCGCCTTCTCGCCCGACACCGTCCACCGCGACGCCTGA
- a CDS encoding S41 family peptidase, translating to MLRTLLTSLALALGLVAFTASAAEPTPQALPSREERLESLARLWGQVRYRHPALAYKNLDWDAALVAAIPRVESAKDRAAYAAAVQDMLEELKDPTTRILRPDEQQEGSQKGPSAPVRELRSWEAKDVLVLDLRAVKDPAVMATLRGKPEELRPDISKAKAVIVDLRARGLESNAVWSMSTALGRLLPYLLSEELQVPGERTVFHSGFRPQSLGGTSGGYTTSFLTTAGEEISPKGDGKARPVIFLLDDKSYLDARALTMKAQGLAQLVTEGRLDDGAVVETTQVELGAGLTASVRLSELGIPMRADAVLPKRARSDKDETLQKALDLAKKPAKKGKAAREAELPPARWQADRKYEDMLYPSREYRLLALFRAWNVIHFFYPYKHLLTRDWDGALTTFLPKFEKAKDAAEYALAVAELSTLVQDGHTNLRGHPELEKRGITGVNAPFEAMELDGVAVVMNVWNAEAAPGLVRGHVIDTIDGKPVAERMKALEPYVTASHPVHLRHRLLAKALAGPEGSQATLGVHDAGGQTKQVRFTRSIQSLQKPKQGEPYRMLADNTGYVDLTRLQTSEVAAMFEKFKGTRAIIFDMRGYPNGTAWTIAPYLNTRKARHAAVFERNVVSAAETNGRYKFIQELPKADVPLYRGRTVMLIDERAISQSEHTGLFFEAANGTTFIGSPSAGANGDITDMVLPGGISMIFTGHDVRHVDGRQLQRVGLRPQLYVRPTLQGIQAGKDEVLDKALEYLKGNSAAVAGDSFR from the coding sequence ATGCTGCGCACCCTTCTCACGAGTCTCGCTCTGGCCCTCGGCCTCGTCGCATTCACCGCGTCGGCGGCGGAGCCCACCCCCCAAGCCCTGCCCTCCCGGGAAGAGCGTCTGGAGAGCCTGGCCCGCTTGTGGGGTCAGGTGCGCTACCGCCATCCCGCCCTGGCCTACAAGAACCTCGACTGGGATGCCGCGCTCGTGGCCGCCATTCCGAGGGTGGAGTCCGCCAAGGACCGCGCCGCCTACGCCGCGGCCGTGCAGGACATGCTGGAGGAGCTGAAGGATCCCACCACGCGCATCCTCCGCCCCGACGAGCAGCAGGAGGGCTCGCAGAAGGGCCCCTCGGCTCCGGTGCGCGAGCTGCGCAGTTGGGAGGCCAAGGACGTGCTCGTGTTGGATCTGCGCGCCGTGAAGGATCCGGCCGTCATGGCCACCCTGCGCGGCAAGCCCGAGGAGCTGCGTCCGGACATCTCCAAGGCCAAGGCCGTCATCGTCGATCTGCGCGCCCGCGGCCTGGAGTCCAACGCCGTCTGGTCCATGTCCACGGCGCTCGGCAGGCTCCTGCCGTACCTCCTCAGCGAGGAGCTCCAGGTGCCTGGGGAGCGCACGGTGTTCCACTCGGGCTTCCGCCCCCAGTCGCTCGGCGGGACGAGCGGCGGCTACACCACCTCGTTCCTCACCACGGCGGGCGAGGAGATCTCCCCCAAGGGCGATGGCAAGGCGCGTCCGGTCATCTTCCTGCTGGATGACAAGTCGTACCTGGATGCCCGCGCCCTCACCATGAAGGCCCAGGGGCTGGCGCAGCTCGTCACCGAGGGCCGGCTGGACGACGGCGCGGTGGTGGAGACGACGCAGGTGGAGCTCGGCGCGGGGCTGACGGCCTCGGTGCGGCTGAGCGAGCTGGGCATTCCCATGCGCGCGGACGCCGTGCTGCCCAAGCGCGCGCGCTCGGACAAGGACGAGACGCTCCAGAAGGCGCTGGACCTGGCGAAGAAGCCGGCGAAGAAGGGCAAGGCAGCGCGCGAGGCGGAGCTGCCCCCGGCCCGGTGGCAGGCCGACCGCAAGTACGAGGACATGCTCTACCCGAGCCGCGAGTACCGCCTGCTCGCGCTCTTCCGGGCCTGGAACGTCATCCACTTCTTCTATCCGTACAAGCACCTGCTCACCCGGGACTGGGACGGCGCGCTGACCACGTTCCTGCCGAAGTTCGAGAAGGCCAAGGACGCGGCGGAGTACGCGCTCGCCGTGGCGGAGCTGAGCACGCTGGTGCAGGACGGGCACACCAACCTGCGCGGCCACCCCGAGCTGGAGAAGCGGGGCATCACCGGCGTGAACGCCCCCTTCGAGGCGATGGAGCTCGACGGCGTGGCGGTGGTGATGAACGTGTGGAACGCGGAGGCCGCGCCGGGGCTCGTGCGGGGCCACGTCATCGACACGATCGACGGCAAGCCGGTGGCGGAGCGGATGAAGGCGCTGGAGCCCTATGTGACGGCCTCGCACCCGGTGCACCTGCGCCACCGCCTGCTGGCCAAGGCGCTGGCGGGTCCCGAGGGCTCGCAGGCGACGCTGGGCGTGCATGACGCGGGCGGGCAGACGAAGCAGGTGCGCTTCACCCGGAGCATCCAGTCTCTGCAGAAGCCCAAGCAGGGCGAGCCGTACCGGATGCTCGCGGACAACACCGGCTACGTGGACCTGACGCGCCTGCAGACGTCCGAGGTGGCGGCCATGTTCGAGAAGTTCAAGGGCACGCGGGCCATCATCTTCGACATGCGCGGCTACCCGAACGGGACGGCCTGGACCATCGCGCCGTACCTCAACACGCGCAAGGCGCGCCACGCCGCGGTGTTCGAGCGCAACGTCGTCTCGGCGGCCGAGACGAATGGCCGGTACAAGTTCATCCAGGAGCTGCCCAAGGCGGACGTGCCCCTGTACCGCGGCCGGACGGTGATGCTCATCGACGAGCGCGCCATCAGCCAGTCCGAGCACACGGGCCTGTTCTTCGAGGCGGCCAACGGCACCACGTTCATCGGCAGCCCCAGCGCGGGCGCCAACGGCGACATCACGGACATGGTGCTGCCCGGCGGCATCTCGATGATCTTCACCGGCCACGACGTGCGGCACGTGGATGGCCGCCAGTTGCAGCGCGTGGGCCTGCGGCCCCAGCTCTACGTGCGGCCGACGCTCCAGGGCATCCAGGCCGGCAAGGACGAGGTGCTGGACAAGGCGCTCGAGTACCTCAAGGGCAACAGCGCCGCGGTGGCCGGCGACTCGTTCCGGTAG
- a CDS encoding serine/threonine-protein kinase, producing MVHPHTPASGEPEASELGSATTLHASSKGSAPGASSAVPEATLPVVDPAHYAISGELAHGGIGRILRARDLRLGRPVAIKEMLAPAREAEPRFVAEALVTARLQHPSIVPVYEAGRWPGGEPFYAMKLVSGRSLADVLAERKTLEERLALLPHVLAVAEAMAYAHSERIIHRDLKPANVLVGDFGETVVIDWGLAKELSREHDVGATGAGVSPASDSEDGAMTRVGTVMGTPAYMPPEQAAGHAVDERADVYALGAILYHLLAGVQPYDGGSSGQVLQRVVQGPPPPLSQRERCIPVDLVAIVTKAMARDPAGRYACARELVEDLRRFQTGQIVGAYEYSRMELLRRFVRRYRAVVSVVGVAMALLAVLGAVSVGHIMDERDRAERKQVEAESARREADAQADELRLVQARNALESDPIETIRWLRRLTPGFTRWPAVRTIAADARSRGFSTVLSGHKEVINALLFSPDGRRIVSSSDDHSLRLWNLEQGTSQVLSGHTDEAWRLVAFPDARGFVSSGKDGTLRHWDLETGEGRLFATLAGPVSALVASRDGRYLLANSRVDDQLFVWDQKGGAPRTFSTGHGGVEELMVSPEGGHVLLRTMKGQTVLGDLTRGTFLPLEDGGHPAVAMALSPRGDLAAVVGHDETVRFFETRGGGPRSVGESPVKAWVLTFSPDGGALVFANLEGEMRLLDLATGRSRLLGRQQGMLQGLVFSPDGRYVTAYGRGPTASLWNVSTGKARPLFASPEAIYTVRYSPDGTHLAAGSSDGFVRLFAMDGELQRVLATAPAPLLEMSRSPDGGRLATVDAKGTLRVVDMADGTLVHEELGGARVPPVFSRDGRWLVSAGSDHRLHLRDGVTGQVARGFEGHAHPLTTLALSADGRWLASADEAGEVRLWETASGQGRVLGRHEKSVFRVTFSKDGGWLASVGQDRAVRVWDVASGKGRLLGHHADAVRAVDFSPDGRRLVTGGMDHTLRFWDPEGGQKERLDLSGGGVEEVLFSPDGRFVVSRSLHDPRLRLWDEKEGKLLPPLRGHSSEVFDLAFSPDGTRLAAAGLDESVRLWDLTDLETREDRALRGHTGAVRGVEFLPEGQSLVSIGEDGTVRLWPDELPREPQALRAWLETVKGSEP from the coding sequence TTGGTTCACCCCCACACGCCGGCCTCCGGCGAGCCGGAGGCGTCGGAGCTCGGCAGCGCCACCACCCTGCACGCGAGCTCGAAGGGGTCCGCCCCGGGGGCTTCGTCCGCGGTCCCGGAAGCGACGCTGCCGGTGGTGGACCCGGCCCATTACGCCATCTCCGGAGAGCTGGCCCACGGAGGCATCGGCCGCATCCTGCGCGCGAGGGACCTGCGGCTCGGCCGGCCCGTGGCCATCAAGGAGATGCTCGCGCCGGCCCGCGAGGCCGAGCCGCGCTTCGTGGCCGAGGCGCTCGTCACCGCGCGCCTGCAGCACCCCTCCATCGTGCCCGTGTACGAGGCGGGACGCTGGCCGGGGGGTGAGCCCTTCTACGCCATGAAGCTGGTGTCGGGCCGCTCGCTGGCGGACGTCCTCGCCGAGCGCAAGACACTCGAGGAGCGGTTGGCGCTGTTGCCGCACGTGCTCGCGGTGGCCGAGGCCATGGCGTACGCCCACTCCGAGCGCATCATCCACCGCGACCTCAAGCCGGCCAACGTGCTGGTGGGGGACTTCGGTGAGACGGTCGTCATCGACTGGGGCCTGGCCAAGGAGCTCTCGCGCGAGCACGACGTGGGGGCCACCGGAGCCGGGGTCTCCCCTGCCTCGGACTCCGAGGACGGAGCCATGACGCGGGTGGGCACGGTGATGGGGACGCCGGCGTACATGCCGCCGGAGCAGGCCGCGGGCCACGCCGTGGACGAGCGCGCCGACGTCTACGCGCTCGGCGCCATCCTCTACCACCTGCTGGCGGGGGTGCAGCCGTATGACGGGGGCTCCTCGGGGCAGGTGTTGCAGCGGGTGGTGCAGGGCCCGCCGCCGCCCCTGTCCCAGCGCGAGCGGTGCATCCCGGTGGACCTGGTGGCCATCGTGACCAAGGCCATGGCGCGAGACCCCGCCGGACGCTACGCCTGTGCGCGCGAGCTGGTGGAGGACCTGCGGCGCTTCCAGACGGGACAGATCGTCGGGGCGTACGAGTACTCGCGGATGGAGCTGTTGCGCCGCTTCGTGCGGCGCTACCGGGCCGTGGTGTCGGTGGTGGGCGTGGCGATGGCGCTGCTGGCCGTGCTGGGCGCGGTGAGCGTCGGCCACATCATGGACGAGCGGGACCGGGCCGAGCGCAAGCAGGTGGAGGCCGAATCGGCGCGGCGAGAGGCGGATGCGCAAGCCGACGAGCTCCGGCTGGTGCAGGCCCGCAACGCCCTGGAGTCGGACCCGATCGAGACCATCCGTTGGTTGCGGCGCCTCACTCCCGGCTTCACCCGGTGGCCGGCGGTGCGCACGATCGCCGCGGATGCGCGCTCCCGGGGCTTCTCCACCGTGCTGAGTGGCCACAAGGAGGTCATCAACGCGCTCCTCTTCTCTCCCGATGGCCGGCGCATCGTGAGCAGCAGCGATGACCACTCGCTGCGCCTCTGGAACCTGGAGCAGGGCACCAGCCAGGTGCTCTCCGGTCACACCGACGAGGCCTGGCGGCTCGTGGCCTTCCCCGATGCGCGCGGCTTCGTCTCCAGCGGCAAGGACGGGACCCTGCGCCACTGGGACCTGGAGACGGGCGAGGGCCGGCTCTTCGCCACGCTCGCTGGCCCCGTGTCAGCGCTCGTGGCCTCCAGGGATGGCCGCTACCTCCTCGCCAACAGCCGCGTGGATGATCAGCTCTTCGTCTGGGACCAGAAGGGGGGGGCTCCGCGCACGTTCTCCACCGGGCATGGCGGGGTCGAGGAGCTGATGGTCTCGCCGGAGGGCGGCCATGTGCTCCTGCGCACCATGAAGGGCCAGACGGTGCTCGGGGACCTGACGCGTGGCACCTTCCTGCCGCTGGAGGATGGCGGGCACCCGGCGGTGGCCATGGCGCTCTCCCCGCGCGGCGATCTGGCCGCCGTGGTGGGGCATGACGAGACCGTGCGCTTCTTCGAGACGCGCGGCGGCGGGCCCCGGTCCGTGGGTGAGTCCCCCGTCAAGGCCTGGGTGCTCACCTTCTCACCCGACGGCGGCGCTCTGGTGTTCGCGAACCTGGAAGGGGAGATGCGCTTGCTGGACCTGGCCACCGGACGGAGCCGGTTGCTGGGCCGTCAGCAGGGGATGCTCCAGGGCCTCGTCTTCTCCCCGGATGGCCGGTACGTCACCGCCTACGGCCGGGGCCCCACCGCGAGCCTGTGGAATGTCTCGACGGGCAAGGCCCGCCCCCTGTTCGCCTCTCCGGAGGCGATCTACACGGTCCGGTACTCTCCGGACGGCACCCACCTGGCCGCGGGCAGCTCGGATGGCTTCGTGCGCCTGTTCGCCATGGACGGGGAACTCCAGCGCGTCCTCGCGACGGCTCCGGCGCCTCTCCTCGAGATGAGCCGCTCTCCGGACGGCGGGCGGCTGGCCACCGTGGACGCGAAGGGGACACTGCGCGTGGTGGACATGGCGGACGGCACGCTCGTGCACGAGGAGCTCGGCGGTGCCCGGGTCCCGCCGGTGTTCTCCCGGGATGGCCGGTGGCTCGTGTCCGCCGGGAGCGACCACCGGCTCCACCTGCGCGACGGTGTCACCGGGCAGGTGGCGCGAGGCTTCGAGGGCCATGCCCATCCCCTCACCACGCTCGCGCTCTCGGCGGATGGCCGGTGGTTGGCCTCGGCGGACGAAGCGGGTGAGGTGCGGCTGTGGGAGACCGCTTCCGGCCAGGGGCGGGTGCTCGGCCGCCATGAGAAGAGCGTGTTCCGGGTCACCTTCTCGAAGGATGGCGGGTGGCTGGCCTCGGTGGGGCAGGACAGGGCGGTGCGGGTGTGGGACGTGGCCTCGGGCAAGGGCCGGCTCCTGGGGCACCACGCCGACGCGGTCCGCGCCGTGGACTTCTCTCCGGATGGCCGGCGCCTCGTTACCGGAGGCATGGACCACACCCTTCGCTTCTGGGACCCGGAGGGTGGCCAGAAGGAGCGTCTGGACTTGAGTGGAGGGGGCGTCGAGGAGGTCCTCTTCTCGCCGGACGGCAGGTTCGTGGTCAGCAGGAGCCTGCATGATCCCCGCCTGCGGCTCTGGGACGAGAAGGAGGGCAAGCTCCTGCCACCGCTCCGGGGCCATTCCTCCGAGGTTTTCGATCTCGCCTTCTCGCCGGACGGCACGCGGCTGGCCGCGGCGGGCTTGGACGAGAGCGTGCGGCTGTGGGATCTGACGGATCTGGAGACCCGGGAGGACCGGGCTCTCCGGGGGCACACCGGGGCCGTGCGGGGCGTGGAGTTCCTCCCGGAGGGTCAGTCGCTCGTCTCCATCGGTGAGGACGGCACCGTGCGGCTCTGGCCGGATGAGCTGCCCCGGGAGCCCCAGGCGCTGCGCGCGTGGCTGGAGACGGTGAAGGGCTCCGAGCCGTAG